Proteins co-encoded in one Prunus persica cultivar Lovell chromosome G6, Prunus_persica_NCBIv2, whole genome shotgun sequence genomic window:
- the LOC18774443 gene encoding probable xyloglucan galactosyltransferase GT17 — MSSRKQAPPSFPWTEGEKYSSNNNNNSKFKEIFYYFFTLNTIPYVLVRCCALLFLFLSASWLLLLLLCFPPTTTTTSSNDVVREQAQVAEPQSPFKIPTCDKNMSVYVYTLPPQFNLGLLRQCNNLSIKANMCPAVANSGLGQPLNYFRIGHSAVTSSWYTTHQYTAEIIFHARLQNHPCRTQDPARASLFYVPFYGGFDALSKYREANLTARDELTFSLVDYIQAQPWWQRNHGKDHFMALGTVVWDFMRTMSNASSSCSSSSKVRTPGTLLKLPAAENMSVLIIERHPWQPNQHGIPYPSYFHPSTWREMAAWQRKMRLMERPHLFSFVGARRKNKAAIRNEFIRQCSESTRCKLLNCEGPDGARRCLQPREIMRVMTRSQFCLQAPGDTPTRRSTFDSVLAGCVPVFFSRHTAYSQYAWYLPGEASRYSVYIDEKSSASRGIEEELLKISSKKVKMMREEIIDLMPSLTYAHPNATDFGFGDAVDVALASLAKHIGELIN; from the coding sequence atGTCTTCGCGAAAGCAGGCACCTCCTAGTTTTCCATGGACGGAGGGAGAGAAAtacagcagcaacaacaacaacaactccAAATTCAAAGAAATATTTTACTACTTCTTCACCCTAAACACTATTCCCTACGTCCTTGTCAGATGCTgtgctcttctttttctctttctatcCGCTTCTTggcttctccttctcctcctttGCTTCCCGCCCACAACAACCACCACTTCTTCAAACGACGTCGTCAGAGAACAAGCTCAAGTTGCTGAACCACAATCGCCATTCAAAATCCCCACGTGCGACAAAAACATGTCAGTCTATGTATACACTTTGCCGCCCCAGTTCAACCTCGGACTCCTTAGGCAATGCAACAACCTAAGCATAAAGGCCAACATGTGTCCCGCCGTTGCCAATTCCGGCCTCGGCCAGCCACTTAATTATTTCCGCATAGGGCACTCCGCTGTCACTAGTAGCTGGTACACCACCCACCAGTACACGGCGGAGATCATATTCCACGCGCGACTACAGAACCACCCGTGTCGCACGCAGGATCCCGCACGCGCCTCCCTCTTCTACGTCCCCTTCTACGGCGGCTTCGACGCTCTAAGCAAGTACCGTGAAGCCAACCTCACGGCCCGTGACGAGCTGACGTTTAGCTTGGTTGACTACATACAGGCTCAGCCTTGGTGGCAGAGGAACCATGGTAAGGACCACTTTATGGCCCTGGGGACGGTCGTATGGGATTTCATGCGAACCATGAGCAACGCCAGTTCCTcctgctcctcctcctccaaagTTCGTACGCCCGGTACCCTCCTAAAGCTACCGGCCGCCGAAAACATGTCGGTGCTGATCATAGAGAGACATCCTTGGCAACCAAACCAACACGGCATCCCCTACCCTTCCTATTTCCATCCGTCCACGTGGCGGGAGATGGCGGCGTGGCAGAGGAAGATGAGGCTGATGGAGAGGCCCCATCTGTTCTCTTTCGTCGGTGCACGCAGAAAGAACAAGGCGGCCATCAGGAACGAGTTCATAAGGCAATGCAGTGAGTCAACTCGGTGCAAGCTCTTGAACTGCGAGGGGCCCGACGGGGCAAGAAGGTGTTTGCAGCCGAGGGAGATCATGAGGGTGATGACGCGTTCTCAGTTCTGCTTGCAAGCGCCCGGCGACACACCGACGAGGCGGTCGACGTTTGACTCGGTGCTTGCTGGTTGCGTGCCTGTTTTCTTCTCACGTCACACGGCTTACAGTCAGTATGCATGGTATTTGCCTGGAGAAGCAAGCAGGTACTCGGTTTACATAGACGAGAAGAGCAGTGCGAGTAGAGGAATAGAAGAGGAGCTGTTGAAGATTTCGAGCAAGAAGGTGAAGATGATGCGTGAAGAAATTATAGATTTGATGCCAAGTCTCACTTATGCGCATCCAAATGCCACTGATTTTGGGTTTGGGGATGCTGTGGATGTTGCACTTGCAtcattggccaagcacattggtgaattaattaattaa
- the LOC18775116 gene encoding uncharacterized protein LOC18775116, translating into MSSSQFSSLSCELRIIQAKNIEFKTTGNLFVRYYISAGNKGRIRLNTREISAKSNHVWNESISLECSGSETDAMGLKQESIVFELRWRSTVPVFGRIGGSQLLGRAEVQWKEVLESPNMELNQWVSVVSTSGHALEGVKPPKLQVGIKVQVQADHVELEKRRQRNRRMKKWDECGCEKGHGHSCTCSDYEIFALAAALEAF; encoded by the coding sequence ATGAGTTCATCACAGTTTTCTTCTCTCAGCTGTGAGTTGAGGATCATACAAGCCAAAAACATTGAGTTCAAGACCACAGGAAACCTGTTTGTTAGATACTATATTTCAGCAGGAAACAAGGGAAGAATTAGGCTCAACACTAGAGAAATCTCTGCCAAGTCTAACCATGTTTGGAACGAGTCCATCTCGTTGGAGTGCTCTGGAAGCGAGACGGACGCCATGGGCCTAAAGCAAGAAAGCATAGTTTTTGAGCTCCGCTGGAGGAGCACTGTGCCGGTTTTTGGCAGAATTGGGGGGTCACAACTCTTGGGAAGGGCAGAGGTTCAATGGAAGGAAGTCCTTGAGTCACCAAACATGGAGTTGAACCAGTGGGTCTCAGTGGTTTCAACAAGCGGGCATGCTCTTGAAGGCGTCAAACCACCTAAACTACAAGTAGGAATCAAGGTTCAAGTTCAAGCAGACCATGTGGAATTGGAGAAAAGAAGACAGAGAAACAGAAGGATGAAGAAGTGGGATGAGTGCGGTTGTGAAAAGGGTCATGGTCACAGTTGCACTTGTTCAGATTATGAAATATTTGCACTAGCAGCTGCCCTGGAGGCTTTTTAG
- the LOC18774703 gene encoding pentatricopeptide repeat-containing protein At5g38730 codes for MAVLVSLTGETQFIHSLCAVVVKGHWNNILKPKIGSSLSSANIHQVLLQLSLHGYGPSPSWAFFKWVQSIPTYKHSLQCCWTMIHILTEHKHFKPAQQLLEKIAFKDFLSSPMVLNALVPIQDDPEVNSHVLSWLVIFYANSKMNQDAIQVFEHMRVHGFKPHLHACSALLNSLVKDRLTNMVWKVYKNMIQAGVVPNVHIYNVLIHACCKSGDTEKADSLVGEMELKCIFPDLFTYNTLISLYSKRGMHYEALSVQDRMERAGVSPDMVTYNSLIYAFCREGRMREAVKLFREIKGATPNHVTYTTLIDGYCRVHDLEEALRLCEVMKAKGLYPGVVTYNSILRKLCEDGRMRDANKLLNEMSERKVKPDNVTCNTLVNAYSKIGDMRSAVKVKERMLAAGLKLDEFTYKALIHGFCKVLEMESARDLLFSMLDAGFSPSYCTYTWIVDGYCNKGNEEAVIRLPDEFVKKGIYVDVSLYRALIRRLCKRERVDSAEKIFSFMEEKSISGDSVIYTSLAYAYLKAGKSSVVSVLLDEMYKRRLMVTRKIYRCFNASYASDNDIIRLFWDHMVERGLMSKNVINKEMQQT; via the coding sequence ATGGCTGTTCTAGTTTCATTGACTGGCGAGACCCAATTCATTCACAGTCTCTGTGCAGTTGTAGTAAAGGGTCATTGGAACAACATCTTGAAACCCAAGATTGGTTCTAGCCTCAGCTCAGCAAACATTCACCAGGTACTTCTGCAACTCTCACTCCATGGCTATGGCCCTTCTCCTTCTTGGGCTTTCTTCAAATGGGTTCAATCAATTCCCACTTACAAGCACTCCTTGCAATGCTGCTGGACCATGATTCACATTCTCACTGAGCACAAACACTTCAAACCTGCACAGCAACTGCTTGAAAAAATTGCTTTTAAGGATTTCTTGTCATCACCGATGGTTTTGAATGCTTTAGTTCCAATCCAAGATGACCCAGAAGTGAATTCACATGTTTTGAGCTGGCTTGTGATATTTTATGCAAATTCTAAGATGAACCAAGATGCAATTCAGGTTTTTGAGCACATGAGGGTACATGGGTTTAAGCCCCACTTGCATGCTTGTTCTGCCTTGTTGAACTCTTTGGTTAAAGATAGGTTGACTAATATGGTATGGAAAGTTTACAAGAATATGATCCAGGCCGGGGTTGTGCCGAATGTTCACATATACAATGTGTTGATTCATGCTTGCTGCAAATCTGGGGATACAGAGAAGGCAGACAGTTTGGTTGGTGAGATGGAATTGAAGTGCATCTTTCCTGATCTTTTCACATATAATACGTTGATATCTCTGTATTCCAAAAGGGGTATGCACTATGAAGCTTTGTCTGTTCAAGATAGAATGGAGAGAGCAGGAGTTAGTCCTGATATGGTGACTTACAATTCTCTTATTTATGCGTTTTGTAGAGAAGGTAGGATGAGAGAAGCTGTAAAACTTTTTCGCGAAATCAAAGGTGCTACTCCTAACCATGTTACATACACGACATTAATTGATGGCTATTGTAGAGTTCATGACCTGGAAGAAGCTTTAAGATTGTGCGAGGTAATGAAGGCCAAGGGGTTGTATCCTGGAGTTGTTACTTATAATTCAATTCTCCGTAAGTTGTGCGAAGATGGCAGGATGCGGGATGCAAATAAACTTTTGAATGAGATGAGTGAAAGGAAAGTCAAACCTGACAATGTCACATGTAACACATTGGTTAATGCTTATTCTAAGATAGGAGACATGAGGTCTGCTGTGAAAGTGAAAGAGAGAATGTTGGCAGCTGGATTGAAGTTGGATGAGTTTACATATAAAGCACTCATTCATGGATTTTGCAAGGTGCTAGAGATGGAAAGTGCTAGAGATCTTTTATTTAGCATGCTTGACGCTGGATTTTCCCCTAGTTATTGCACCTATACATGGATTGTAGATGGTTACTGCAACAAAGGGAATGAGGAAGCAGTTATACGTCTACCAGATGAGTTTGTTAAAAAAGGTATTTATGTTGATGTCTCACTGTACAGGGCATTAATAAGAAGGTTATGTAAACGAGAAAGGGTGGATAGTGCTGAAaagattttcagttttatgGAAGAGAAGAGTATATCAGGAGACAGTGTTATATATACTAGTCTAGCATATGCTTACTTGAAAGCAGGAAAGTCAAGTGTAGTTTCAGTGTTGTTAGATGAAATGTACAAGAGGAGGTTGATGGTTACACGCAAGATCTATAGATGTTTCAATGCATCTTATGCCAGTGATAATGACATCATACGTCTATTTTGGGATCATATGGTTGAGAGAGGCCTAATGTCAAAAAATGTTATTAATAAGGAAATGCAGCAAACGTAA